The proteins below come from a single Chitinophaga pinensis DSM 2588 genomic window:
- the kynU gene encoding kynureninase, which produces MFELSRRFAEEQDQSDPLKTYREQFYFPQRNGKDAIYFCGNSLGLQPKNVKPAIEQELNDWKHHAVEGYWNAENPWLYYQQYCSKPLTKIVGASQEELTVMNTLTVNLHLLLMSFYQPTKQRFKVLMEAGAFPSDQYALETQVRLHGYNPAEAIIEVAPRPGERLIREEDIFEIIERESSSLAIILLGGINYYTGQLFNMQSITEVAHRVGAIVGFDLAHVVGNVPLNLHDWEVDFAVWCSYKYLNGGPGAVGGAFIHEKHALDTNRQRLGGWWGNEESTRFKMEKGFKPKNRAEGWQISTAQVFNMVALKASLELFESAGMAALRDKSIKLTNYLEFLLKHIENIKFEIITPKNCKERGAQLSLLFHEKGREIQQKMTDAGIIVDWREPGVIRISPAPLYNSYGDVFHFYEIIANIDSNA; this is translated from the coding sequence ATGTTTGAATTATCAAGGAGGTTTGCTGAAGAGCAAGATCAATCAGACCCATTAAAGACGTATAGAGAGCAATTTTATTTCCCGCAGAGAAATGGAAAAGATGCCATCTATTTTTGCGGAAATTCTCTGGGGTTACAGCCGAAGAACGTTAAACCGGCAATAGAACAGGAACTGAATGACTGGAAACATCACGCGGTAGAAGGATACTGGAATGCAGAAAATCCGTGGCTTTATTATCAGCAATACTGTAGCAAACCACTCACAAAAATAGTTGGAGCCAGCCAGGAAGAGTTGACAGTGATGAATACGCTTACTGTAAATCTTCATCTTTTATTGATGAGTTTTTACCAACCTACAAAACAGCGCTTTAAAGTGCTGATGGAGGCGGGCGCATTTCCGAGCGATCAGTATGCATTGGAGACACAGGTACGACTGCATGGCTATAATCCAGCCGAAGCTATAATAGAAGTGGCCCCCCGGCCCGGCGAACGTTTGATCAGGGAGGAAGATATTTTTGAGATTATTGAGCGGGAAAGTAGTAGCTTAGCAATAATATTATTGGGGGGAATAAACTATTATACCGGCCAATTGTTTAATATGCAGTCCATTACGGAAGTAGCCCATAGAGTTGGGGCTATAGTCGGGTTCGACCTGGCACACGTAGTAGGAAACGTACCTTTGAATTTGCATGACTGGGAAGTAGATTTTGCCGTTTGGTGCTCATATAAATATTTAAATGGAGGCCCCGGCGCTGTAGGTGGAGCATTTATACACGAGAAACACGCCCTCGATACTAACCGGCAAAGACTAGGTGGCTGGTGGGGCAATGAAGAAAGTACCCGTTTTAAAATGGAGAAGGGTTTTAAACCCAAAAACCGTGCAGAAGGCTGGCAAATTAGCACGGCGCAGGTATTTAACATGGTAGCATTAAAAGCCTCACTGGAACTATTTGAGTCCGCCGGGATGGCAGCTTTAAGAGATAAGAGCATAAAACTCACCAATTATCTTGAATTCCTGTTAAAACATATAGAAAACATAAAATTTGAAATAATTACGCCAAAAAATTGTAAGGAACGCGGTGCTCAATTATCTTTGCTCTTTCATGAAAAAGGGAGAGAAATCCAACAAAAGATGACTGACGCCGGTATAATCGTCGATTGGCGGGAACCCGGAGTAATTCGTATTTCACCGGCGCCCTTATATAACTCATATGGAGACGTATTTCATTTTTATGAAATCATAGCTAATATTGATTCAAACGCTTAA
- a CDS encoding TIGR00266 family protein has translation MRRNHEIDYRIYGEEIQIVEIELDPQETAIAESGSFMMMDQDIQMQTMFGDGSQANQGIFGKLVSAGKRMLTGESLFMTAFTNMGQGKKKVSFAAPYPGKIIPMDLQRMGGKVICQKDAFLCAAKGVSIGIEWQRKLGTGIFGGEGFIMEKLEGDGMAFVHAGGMVIERDLLPGQVLKIDTGCVVAYTSGVHFDVEFVKGIRNMVFGGEGLFFATLRGPGKVWIQSLPISRMAARLVSYGTGKRKEEGSILGGLGNLLDGD, from the coding sequence ATGCGACGCAACCATGAAATAGATTACCGTATCTATGGCGAAGAAATACAGATTGTCGAGATTGAGCTAGATCCACAGGAGACTGCAATTGCTGAGAGCGGCAGTTTTATGATGATGGATCAGGATATTCAGATGCAAACTATGTTCGGGGATGGTTCACAAGCTAATCAGGGAATTTTTGGCAAACTGGTATCAGCAGGCAAGCGCATGCTGACCGGGGAGAGCCTTTTTATGACTGCTTTCACGAATATGGGGCAGGGTAAGAAGAAGGTGAGTTTTGCCGCGCCTTATCCGGGTAAGATCATTCCAATGGATCTGCAGCGGATGGGTGGCAAGGTGATCTGTCAGAAGGATGCGTTCCTTTGTGCAGCGAAAGGTGTTAGTATTGGGATTGAATGGCAACGTAAGCTCGGAACCGGCATTTTTGGCGGTGAAGGCTTTATTATGGAGAAGCTGGAAGGGGATGGTATGGCCTTTGTGCACGCAGGGGGGATGGTTATCGAAAGAGACCTTTTACCCGGTCAGGTATTAAAAATAGACACAGGTTGTGTGGTAGCATATACTTCAGGAGTGCATTTTGACGTTGAATTTGTAAAAGGAATCAGAAATATGGTATTTGGTGGCGAAGGATTGTTTTTTGCCACTTTAAGAGGTCCTGGTAAAGTATGGATACAGTCCTTACCTATCAGCAGAATGGCCGCAAGACTGGTGTCTTATGGTACAGGGAAGCGTAAGGAAGAAGGCAGTATTCTGGGTGGGCTTGGTAATTTACTGGACGGAGATTGA
- a CDS encoding efflux RND transporter periplasmic adaptor subunit — MSKIYRPALLIVALMAACGSPSPEEKLAELKKEEATLKQQIAELEKQTQKKDTTERKKKAVVVADVQDTVFEHYIDVQGAVDARENVSVSAKIPGIVTAIHVKEGQNVSKGQSLAQVDDQIMRANMAELRTQLDLANTMFQKQQNLWNQKIGSEVQYLNAKTQKESLERKMATLQDQMSQARIISPINGTVDAVIVKLGDNAAPGSPAFRVVNGSNLRVLANVAEAYASKVKTGDQVVLEFPDIEKNIRTKIGFASKVIDPTSRTIKLEVPLQNDPELRPNMIARMKIIDYVAQKAVVIPVNIIQYSLGKPYVIVAQNQSGKMIAKRREIGMGRTYNDKAEITSGLQTGDKIVTIGYQGLNDNDLIQL, encoded by the coding sequence ATGTCCAAGATATATCGTCCCGCTCTGTTGATCGTTGCACTCATGGCTGCCTGTGGCAGTCCTTCGCCGGAGGAAAAACTGGCGGAGCTTAAAAAAGAGGAAGCTACCCTGAAACAACAGATCGCTGAACTGGAAAAACAAACACAGAAAAAGGATACTACTGAACGTAAAAAGAAAGCCGTGGTCGTTGCGGACGTACAGGATACAGTATTCGAACATTATATCGATGTACAGGGTGCTGTAGATGCGCGTGAGAACGTCAGCGTATCTGCTAAAATTCCTGGTATCGTTACAGCAATACATGTAAAAGAAGGACAGAACGTAAGTAAAGGACAGTCACTGGCTCAGGTTGATGATCAGATCATGAGGGCGAATATGGCGGAACTGCGTACACAGCTGGACCTGGCAAATACCATGTTCCAGAAACAGCAGAACCTCTGGAATCAGAAAATCGGTTCTGAAGTACAGTACCTGAATGCAAAAACACAGAAAGAATCACTGGAAAGGAAAATGGCAACCCTGCAGGATCAGATGTCTCAGGCAAGGATCATTTCTCCTATCAATGGTACAGTGGATGCGGTGATCGTTAAACTGGGTGATAATGCGGCTCCTGGTAGTCCGGCGTTCCGCGTGGTAAACGGCAGCAACCTGCGTGTACTGGCGAATGTAGCAGAAGCTTATGCCAGCAAAGTAAAAACCGGTGATCAGGTAGTGCTGGAATTCCCGGATATCGAAAAGAACATTCGTACTAAAATCGGTTTTGCTTCAAAGGTGATTGATCCGACAAGCCGTACTATAAAATTAGAAGTGCCTTTACAGAATGATCCGGAACTGCGTCCTAACATGATCGCAAGAATGAAGATCATCGATTACGTTGCACAGAAAGCAGTTGTAATACCGGTGAATATTATACAGTACTCATTAGGTAAACCTTATGTGATCGTTGCACAGAATCAAAGCGGTAAGATGATAGCGAAAAGAAGAGAGATCGGAATGGGCCGCACTTATAATGATAAGGCAGAGATCACAAGCGGACTGCAGACAGGTGACAAGATCGTAACTATCGGTTACCAGGGATTGAATGATAATGACCTTATCCAGCTTTAA
- a CDS encoding 2'-5' RNA ligase family protein, translated as MTFERNERPRRPYSPPGTEKDQDPNKERPGGYFKPDFNNEREGRPREDRPYNSDREGGGYNRGDRDGGGGGYRPRDNGGYGGDRDGGGYNRGGGGGYDRGGGGGGYDRGGGGGGYNRGGGGGGYDRGGGGGGYDRGGGGGGYNRGGGGGGYDRGGGGGGYDRGGGGGGYDRGGGGGGYNRGGGGGGYDRGGGGGGYNRGGGGGGYDRGGGGGGYNRGGGGGGYNRGGGGGGFNRGGGGGMRKPFPPKVDNKIYFIALLPTAEVGKEIIKIKQEFAEKYGPMYALKVLPHITLQVPFTADPALEKAFCDELAEFAKTQAPFEVSLDGYGTFPNKQNRVLFINVEKSETMGALHRQLINFLRKEFGFSTMLARTGFTPHVTVAFKDLEDAQFEKAWPEYENKEYKATFKVNNLYFLRHNGKSWEVLQKCKLGGA; from the coding sequence ATGACTTTTGAGAGAAACGAACGCCCCCGCAGGCCCTACTCTCCACCTGGTACAGAAAAAGACCAAGATCCCAATAAGGAGAGACCGGGCGGTTACTTCAAACCCGATTTTAATAACGAAAGGGAGGGCAGACCTAGAGAAGATAGGCCTTATAATTCTGATCGTGAAGGCGGTGGTTACAACCGTGGAGATCGTGATGGCGGCGGCGGTGGATATCGCCCACGCGACAATGGTGGCTATGGCGGCGACCGTGATGGTGGTGGCTACAACCGCGGTGGCGGTGGCGGCTATGACCGTGGCGGCGGCGGTGGTGGTTACGATCGCGGCGGTGGCGGCGGTGGTTACAATCGCGGCGGTGGCGGCGGTGGTTATGATCGCGGCGGTGGCGGCGGTGGTTACGATCGCGGCGGTGGCGGCGGTGGTTACAATCGCGGCGGCGGCGGTGGTGGTTACGATCGCGGCGGTGGCGGCGGTGGTTACGATCGCGGCGGCGGCGGTGGTGGTTACGATCGCGGCGGCGGCGGCGGTGGTTACAATCGCGGCGGTGGCGGCGGTGGTTACGATCGCGGCGGTGGCGGCGGTGGTTACAATCGCGGCGGCGGCGGTGGTGGTTATGATCGCGGCGGTGGCGGCGGTGGTTACAATCGCGGCGGCGGTGGCGGAGGCTACAATCGCGGCGGTGGCGGCGGAGGCTTCAACCGTGGCGGCGGTGGTGGTATGCGTAAGCCATTCCCACCAAAAGTGGATAACAAGATCTATTTTATCGCCTTACTCCCTACTGCTGAAGTAGGTAAGGAGATCATCAAAATAAAACAGGAATTTGCTGAAAAGTATGGTCCGATGTATGCGCTGAAAGTACTGCCGCATATCACGCTTCAGGTACCTTTCACAGCTGATCCTGCACTGGAAAAAGCTTTCTGTGACGAACTGGCTGAATTTGCCAAAACACAGGCTCCGTTCGAGGTATCCCTCGATGGTTACGGCACCTTCCCGAATAAACAGAACCGCGTTCTGTTTATTAACGTCGAGAAGAGCGAAACTATGGGCGCCCTGCACAGACAGCTGATCAACTTCCTGCGTAAGGAATTTGGTTTCAGTACAATGCTGGCTCGTACCGGTTTCACTCCGCATGTAACAGTTGCTTTCAAAGACCTGGAAGATGCGCAGTTTGAAAAGGCATGGCCTGAATACGAAAACAAGGAATATAAAGCCACCTTTAAGGTGAATAACCTGTACTTCCTCCGTCATAACGGTAAATCCTGGGAAGTTTTGCAGAAATGCAAACTGGGAGGAGCCTGA
- a CDS encoding efflux RND transporter permease subunit, which translates to MQDNLNKEFKPTSWSIDNKVSIYVATIILALAGIMSYQSLPKEQFPEVVFPQFYISTIYSGTSPEDMETLVTKPIEKQLGGISGVKSIKSTSMQDYSAITIEFDASENMETARQEVREKVDDAKKDLPNDLTQEPQIIKIDVSQIPIMNVNLSGDFDLQSLKKYADEMQDRIEALNEITRVDIVGALEREIQINVDKYKMDAAKITFDDVANAIAMENRTISGGLVSMDGQKRTLSVKGEYKDANKIRDIVVRGMSGATVYLKDVAEVVDGFEEQESYARLDGKNVITLNVIKQSGKNLIDASDKIRVIIDEMKADYLPAGLDVTVTADQSNSTRVTLHDLINTIIIGFLLVTLILMFFMGAVNAIFVALSVPISMFIAFLLMPMYDFTLNMMVLFSFLLALGIVVDDAIVVIENVHRIFYERKDLGIVKAAKVAAGEVFLPVFSGTLTVLAPFFPLLFWPGIIGSFMFFLPVTLITTLGASLIVAYIINPVFAVDFMDRHEGENHPKPTFNRSMKILTIVFVVIALLAYVSGSKGVGNFTLFALTMIMLERFWLGGVARRFQTNTWPRVQERYRKVLKWCLVGWRPVWILISTFALLLFSIMLTVVTSPKVVFFPQADPNFIYTYIELPMGTDQKYTDSVTHIIEQKITAVVGKKNPIVESIISNVAVGAGDPSQMDMSVQPHKGKVTVAFVEFGKRDGHSTVQYLDKIRKAVRGIPGVDITVEQEQGGPPTGKPINIEISGDEFEALTATADKMKRYLDSLEIGGVEELKSDFQSNKPEILVNIDRERANREGISTTTIGMALRTALYGQEASKFRDPEDDYKIMVRFREDQRNNINTLMNLNIVYRDMNMNGTIRQVPLSAVATIKYSNTYASIKRIDQKRVVTLYSNVLTGFNTNEVVQQIQTAIQDFPKTPGISVKMTGEQEDQQETSNFLGMAMLGAFGLILMIMVTQFNSIGRPLVIFMEILFSIIGVFLGFAIFGMDISIVMTGVGIMALAGIVVRNGIVLVEFTDLLIQQKMPVYEAVIEAGRTRMTPVLLTAIAAILGLIPLAVGFNIDFAGLFSSFEPHIFFGGDNVAFWGPLAWTMVYGLVFATFLTLILVPVMYAMNKRSIDVLDRYGLARNLKYVPFLVLILKLFMKKEEVRKMHDPAYMSPKPYNFFPSGEEHEGEVAETHTNHTHHQDKKMHERV; encoded by the coding sequence ATGCAAGACAACCTGAATAAAGAATTTAAACCTACCAGCTGGTCCATTGATAATAAGGTAAGCATTTATGTGGCTACCATTATCCTGGCCCTCGCAGGTATTATGTCCTATCAGAGCCTGCCGAAGGAACAGTTTCCGGAAGTAGTGTTTCCTCAGTTCTATATCAGCACCATTTACAGCGGTACTTCTCCGGAAGACATGGAGACGTTGGTGACGAAACCTATAGAAAAACAATTGGGTGGTATTTCCGGTGTGAAGTCTATCAAGAGTACTTCCATGCAGGACTATTCTGCCATCACGATAGAATTTGACGCGAGTGAGAATATGGAAACTGCGCGGCAGGAAGTACGTGAGAAAGTAGATGATGCGAAGAAAGATCTGCCAAACGACCTTACACAGGAACCACAGATCATCAAGATAGACGTATCGCAGATACCTATCATGAACGTGAACCTGTCAGGTGATTTTGATCTGCAGTCACTGAAGAAGTATGCAGATGAAATGCAGGACCGCATCGAGGCGTTGAATGAAATTACCCGTGTGGATATTGTCGGCGCATTGGAAAGAGAGATCCAGATCAACGTCGATAAATACAAAATGGACGCGGCGAAGATCACCTTTGACGACGTAGCTAATGCGATCGCGATGGAAAACCGCACCATCTCCGGTGGTCTGGTTTCTATGGATGGACAGAAGCGTACATTGAGTGTGAAAGGTGAATACAAAGATGCTAATAAGATACGCGATATCGTTGTACGTGGTATGTCAGGTGCAACGGTATACCTGAAAGATGTAGCAGAAGTAGTAGACGGTTTTGAAGAGCAGGAAAGTTACGCGCGTCTGGATGGCAAGAATGTAATCACCCTCAACGTGATCAAACAGAGCGGTAAAAACCTGATCGACGCATCCGATAAGATCCGTGTTATCATTGATGAAATGAAGGCAGATTATCTGCCTGCGGGACTGGATGTAACTGTTACTGCTGATCAGTCCAACTCTACGCGTGTAACGCTGCATGACCTGATCAATACAATCATCATCGGTTTCTTACTGGTAACATTGATCCTCATGTTCTTCATGGGTGCAGTGAACGCGATCTTCGTGGCATTATCCGTACCGATCTCAATGTTTATTGCATTCCTGCTGATGCCAATGTATGATTTCACCCTGAATATGATGGTGTTGTTCTCATTCCTGCTGGCATTAGGTATTGTAGTGGATGATGCGATCGTGGTGATAGAAAACGTGCACCGTATATTTTATGAAAGGAAAGACCTGGGTATTGTGAAGGCTGCGAAAGTAGCAGCAGGAGAGGTGTTTCTGCCGGTGTTCTCCGGTACGCTAACGGTATTGGCGCCTTTCTTCCCGCTGTTGTTCTGGCCTGGTATCATTGGTAGTTTCATGTTCTTCCTGCCGGTAACGCTGATCACGACATTGGGTGCATCATTGATTGTGGCGTATATTATCAACCCGGTATTTGCGGTTGACTTTATGGATCGTCATGAAGGAGAAAATCATCCGAAGCCAACGTTCAACAGGAGTATGAAGATCCTGACGATTGTGTTTGTGGTGATCGCATTGCTTGCATATGTATCAGGTAGTAAAGGTGTAGGTAATTTCACCCTCTTCGCACTGACGATGATCATGCTGGAAAGGTTCTGGCTGGGTGGTGTTGCCCGTCGTTTCCAGACGAATACATGGCCGCGTGTGCAGGAACGTTATAGAAAGGTGCTGAAATGGTGTCTTGTAGGATGGCGTCCGGTATGGATCCTGATCAGCACATTTGCATTGTTGCTATTCAGTATCATGCTGACTGTTGTGACCAGTCCGAAAGTCGTGTTCTTCCCACAGGCAGATCCGAACTTCATCTATACATATATTGAATTGCCGATGGGTACGGACCAGAAATATACTGACTCCGTTACGCATATCATTGAACAAAAAATTACGGCAGTAGTTGGTAAGAAGAATCCTATTGTAGAATCTATCATCTCCAACGTTGCAGTAGGCGCCGGCGATCCTTCACAGATGGATATGAGTGTGCAGCCGCACAAGGGTAAAGTGACTGTAGCATTCGTAGAGTTTGGTAAACGTGACGGACATTCTACTGTACAATACCTGGATAAGATCCGTAAGGCGGTAAGAGGTATTCCTGGAGTGGATATTACTGTGGAGCAGGAGCAGGGTGGTCCTCCGACAGGTAAACCGATCAACATCGAGATTTCCGGAGATGAATTTGAAGCACTGACTGCTACGGCTGATAAAATGAAACGTTACCTGGACAGTCTGGAGATTGGTGGCGTGGAAGAGCTGAAATCAGACTTCCAGAGCAACAAGCCTGAGATCCTGGTGAACATTGACCGTGAAAGAGCAAACAGGGAAGGTATCAGTACGACCACCATCGGTATGGCCTTACGTACAGCACTGTACGGACAGGAAGCTTCCAAGTTCCGTGATCCGGAAGACGACTATAAGATAATGGTGCGTTTCCGCGAGGATCAGCGTAACAATATCAATACCCTGATGAACCTGAATATTGTGTACCGTGATATGAATATGAACGGTACGATCCGTCAGGTGCCATTATCGGCGGTAGCTACGATTAAGTATTCTAACACATACGCAAGTATCAAACGTATTGATCAGAAGCGTGTTGTAACCTTATACTCAAATGTATTGACAGGTTTCAACACAAATGAGGTGGTGCAGCAGATACAGACAGCAATACAGGACTTCCCTAAGACGCCGGGTATCAGTGTAAAAATGACGGGTGAGCAGGAAGATCAGCAGGAGACTTCTAACTTCCTGGGTATGGCGATGCTGGGTGCTTTTGGTCTGATTCTGATGATCATGGTGACACAGTTTAACTCTATTGGTCGTCCGCTGGTTATTTTTATGGAAATATTATTCTCCATTATAGGGGTATTCCTCGGTTTTGCCATCTTTGGTATGGACATCTCTATTGTAATGACCGGTGTAGGTATTATGGCGCTGGCGGGTATCGTTGTACGTAACGGTATCGTACTGGTTGAATTTACTGATCTGCTGATACAGCAGAAGATGCCTGTATATGAAGCGGTGATTGAGGCGGGAAGAACCCGTATGACCCCTGTGTTACTGACAGCGATAGCGGCCATTCTGGGTCTGATACCCCTGGCAGTAGGATTTAACATCGACTTTGCCGGACTGTTCTCTTCCTTTGAGCCTCATATCTTCTTCGGAGGTGATAACGTGGCTTTCTGGGGACCGCTGGCCTGGACGATGGTATACGGACTGGTGTTTGCGACCTTCCTGACATTGATCCTGGTACCGGTAATGTATGCAATGAATAAACGTTCCATCGACGTACTGGACCGTTACGGACTGGCAAGAAATCTGAAATATGTGCCTTTCCTGGTGCTGATATTGAAACTCTTTATGAAGAAAGAGGAAGTGCGGAAAATGCATGATCCGGCTTATATGTCGCCTAAACCTTATAATTTCTTCCCGAGCGGGGAGGAGCATGAGGGAGAGGTAGCCGAAACACACACTAATCATACACATCATCAAGATAAGAAGATGCATGAAAGAGTTTAG
- a CDS encoding TolC family protein, whose translation MQLDKKHAGLTGLLLLMIFHCAMAQQPAKAPLQETISLSAQQAVDYALANQASVRSAKLDELIQLAKNKEVSGMALPTLAGSGTYQHNPIVQKQLIDASNFSDTVPKGTLVPFSFGLKYNVIGEITLKQVLFDPSVLVALQARETLEQLASKSVKKSEVDVKVGVYKAYYNVLSARRGLEILGNNIKNLDKLLNETKETYKNGLVEKLDVDRLVVQLTNLRTEETKLRNVTEVGLAALKYQMGMAIQQPIQLTDTLSTAEIKSAIASEQFDYGQRIEYQLLQTQKKAYEYDLKRYKFQTLPTLSLFGTGGMSRASDQFNYFNRETWYGYVSYGVNLSFTIFSGMQRRRKEDQAFLQVKKAELSLENTKLGIDMEQAQSTSSLRNNILTLEAQESNMQLAEEVYNTTQIKYREGVGSSLEMSTAENELLTAQNNYFTALYNAAVAKVDYLKAYGKL comes from the coding sequence ATGCAACTTGACAAAAAGCACGCAGGTTTGACAGGACTCCTGCTGCTGATGATCTTTCACTGTGCGATGGCCCAGCAGCCCGCAAAAGCGCCGCTGCAGGAAACTATCTCACTGTCTGCACAACAGGCGGTAGATTACGCACTTGCCAACCAGGCTTCCGTACGCTCGGCTAAACTGGATGAACTGATCCAGCTGGCCAAGAACAAAGAAGTAAGCGGTATGGCATTGCCTACGCTTGCCGGTTCAGGCACTTATCAGCATAACCCTATTGTACAGAAACAACTGATAGACGCGTCCAACTTTAGCGACACCGTTCCCAAAGGTACACTGGTGCCTTTCTCATTCGGTCTGAAGTACAACGTGATCGGAGAAATTACCCTGAAACAGGTATTGTTCGACCCAAGTGTACTGGTGGCTTTACAAGCCAGAGAAACACTGGAACAGCTGGCTTCCAAATCAGTAAAGAAATCAGAAGTAGATGTGAAAGTAGGCGTTTATAAAGCCTATTATAACGTGCTCTCCGCCCGCAGAGGTCTGGAGATACTCGGCAATAACATCAAAAATCTGGACAAACTGCTGAACGAAACCAAAGAGACTTATAAAAATGGTCTGGTGGAAAAGCTGGATGTAGACAGATTGGTCGTACAGCTGACAAACCTTCGTACAGAAGAAACAAAGCTACGCAATGTGACCGAAGTAGGTCTTGCTGCACTGAAATATCAGATGGGGATGGCAATTCAGCAGCCAATCCAGCTGACAGATACCTTGTCAACCGCTGAGATTAAATCTGCGATCGCTTCGGAACAATTTGACTATGGACAGCGTATAGAATATCAGTTGCTCCAGACGCAGAAGAAAGCATATGAGTATGATCTGAAACGCTACAAGTTCCAGACACTGCCGACCCTGTCATTGTTTGGTACCGGCGGTATGAGCCGCGCAAGTGATCAGTTCAACTACTTCAACCGTGAAACATGGTATGGTTATGTATCCTATGGTGTAAACCTGTCCTTTACCATTTTCAGTGGTATGCAGCGCAGACGCAAGGAAGATCAGGCTTTCCTTCAGGTGAAAAAAGCAGAACTGTCACTGGAAAATACCAAACTGGGTATTGATATGGAACAGGCGCAGTCCACTTCCAGCTTACGGAATAACATCCTGACACTGGAAGCGCAGGAAAGCAATATGCAACTGGCAGAAGAAGTATACAATACCACACAGATCAAATATCGTGAAGGTGTTGGCTCCAGCCTGGAAATGAGCACTGCTGAAAATGAACTGCTCACTGCACAGAATAACTACTTCACTGCGTTGTATAATGCGGCAGTAGCAAAAGTAGATTACCTGAAAGCATACGGAAAACTGTAA
- a CDS encoding DUF502 domain-containing protein codes for MSPKSRLKVLAARILRYFFQGLLILAPMGVTALTLYWVFVTIDNIIPKEILPLETPLRYLRYKGVGFVLVLLLVIVVGYLSSSFIVSRIFALFDHMLERTPFIKYIYTSVKDVFDAFVGEKKKFDHPVLVQIYGEDVWEMGFITQPDMSNFGLEGYTAVYVPHAYAITGKVFMVPVGKVKPLTNISAGEAMKFAVSGGVTNIEVHDKHEKKEVR; via the coding sequence ATGTCTCCTAAAAGTCGTCTTAAAGTTCTGGCAGCACGCATACTGAGGTATTTCTTCCAGGGTTTACTGATACTCGCTCCTATGGGTGTAACCGCCCTGACGCTGTACTGGGTATTTGTTACTATTGACAATATCATCCCAAAGGAAATTCTGCCGCTGGAAACGCCGCTCAGATACCTCCGCTATAAAGGCGTCGGATTTGTATTGGTATTGTTACTGGTGATTGTAGTAGGTTATCTGAGTTCCTCCTTTATTGTGAGCCGCATCTTTGCATTGTTTGATCACATGCTGGAAAGGACGCCTTTTATTAAATATATCTATACTTCTGTAAAAGATGTGTTTGACGCATTTGTGGGTGAGAAAAAGAAGTTCGATCATCCGGTACTGGTGCAGATATATGGCGAAGATGTTTGGGAAATGGGTTTTATTACACAGCCTGATATGTCTAACTTTGGACTTGAGGGATATACTGCGGTATATGTACCACATGCTTATGCCATTACCGGTAAGGTATTTATGGTGCCTGTCGGCAAGGTGAAACCGCTGACCAACATTTCTGCCGGCGAAGCGATGAAGTTTGCCGTAAGTGGTGGTGTGACCAACATCGAAGTACACGACAAGCATGAAAAGAAAGAGGTACGCTGA
- a CDS encoding TetR/AcrR family transcriptional regulator has translation MEIQERILDTAFSLFCQFGTRSITMDDIAQRMGVSKKTLYAHFADKDELVMHAIARYLQQLDKECIENQEKAANAIDELFLVMKQLDMSFRNMNPIILFDLQKFHTKAYQVFQDYKNNNLQKTVRLNLERGVREGLYRNDFDIEIMTQYRLATSMLCFQPDIFPYGKYDMSKVQCILLEHFLYGLVSPEGYKRVEENKLQLS, from the coding sequence ATGGAGATACAGGAACGTATTCTGGATACTGCATTCAGTCTGTTCTGCCAGTTCGGAACACGCTCAATCACAATGGATGATATCGCTCAGCGTATGGGTGTATCCAAAAAGACCCTGTATGCTCACTTTGCAGATAAAGATGAACTGGTGATGCACGCCATAGCGCGGTATCTGCAACAACTGGATAAGGAATGTATTGAAAATCAGGAGAAAGCCGCGAACGCCATAGACGAACTATTCCTCGTCATGAAACAGCTGGATATGAGCTTCCGTAATATGAACCCGATCATCCTGTTCGATCTGCAAAAGTTCCATACGAAAGCGTACCAGGTATTTCAGGATTATAAGAATAACAACCTGCAAAAAACCGTAAGACTGAATTTAGAAAGAGGCGTACGTGAAGGATTATATAGAAATGATTTTGATATCGAAATAATGACCCAGTACAGACTGGCTACTTCCATGCTATGTTTTCAGCCTGACATATTCCCTTACGGGAAATATGACATGAGCAAAGTACAATGTATTCTGCTGGAACATTTCCTGTACGGACTTGTTTCTCCCGAAGGCTACAAACGCGTGGAAGAGAATAAACTACAACTATCGTAA